The Carassius gibelio isolate Cgi1373 ecotype wild population from Czech Republic chromosome B9, carGib1.2-hapl.c, whole genome shotgun sequence genome includes a region encoding these proteins:
- the LOC127964577 gene encoding adrenodoxin-like, translated as MTMSACALRVFLQRASVMRNAAHQTFSHARAFPQRVTASRRINTSTSLRAEEKVTVHFLNRDGKRITAKALTGESLLDVVVNNDLDIDGFGACEGTLACSTCHLIFEEAVYKKLGAVSDEEMDMLDLAYGLTDTSRLGCQVCLRKELEGMILRVPDVISDARVDSEKESFTAPPK; from the exons ATGACAATGTCTGCATGTGCACTGAGAGTGTTTCTCCAGCGAGCGTCTGTGATGCGTAACGCGGCGCATCAAACATTCAGTCACGCGAGAGCGTTTCCTCAACGCGTGACCGCGAGCAGACGAATAAACACATCAACTTCACTAAG GGCTGAGGAGAAGGTGACGGTTCACTTTCTGAATCGAGATGGAAAAAGGATCACGGCGAAAGCTTTAACTGGAGAATCACTACTCGATGTGGTTGTTAACAATGATCTAGATATTGATGGATTTG GTGCATGTGAGGGAACTTTGGCCTGCTCTACGTGCCACCTTATTTTCGAGGAGGCCGTTTATAAGAAGCTTGGAGCTGTTTCTGACGAGGAAATGGACATGCTGGACTTGGCTTATGGGCTTACAGACAC ATCTCGCCTGGGCTGTCAGGTGTGTTTGAGGAAGGAACTGGAGGGGATGATTCTGCGTGTGCCAGACGTGATATCTGACGCTCGAGTTGACAGTGAAAAAGAGTCCTTCACAGCCCCCCCCAAATAA